In a single window of the Necator americanus strain Aroian chromosome X, whole genome shotgun sequence genome:
- a CDS encoding hypothetical protein (NECATOR_CHRX.G24520.T1), producing MVAEFNETCGCFGRSIGLQLNLQKTIIIRNGWVSDPPSTISGTNISECTSYAHLGREMDMKKDLTPLRGKRKQAA from the coding sequence ATGGTGGCGGAGTTcaacgaaacatgtggatgcttCGGTCGGTcgatcggtcttcagctgaatctgcaaaagactaTAATCATCcgtaacggatgggtctcggatccCCCATCCACGATCagcggaacgaacatatccgaatgcaccagctacgctcatctgggtcgggaaatgGACATGAAGAAGGATCTGACCCCCTTGCGAGGCAAGAGGAAACAAGCGGCTTGA